In Dryobates pubescens isolate bDryPub1 chromosome 12, bDryPub1.pri, whole genome shotgun sequence, the genomic stretch acctttaaagaCATATAGGGTTGGTgaactcaaccacctctctggacagcacattccaatgcctgaccactctgaaAATTTTTTagtaatgtccagtctaaacctacgcAGTCGtagtttgaggccattccctcttgttctatcactaattacctgtgagaagagaccagtatCAGCCTCCctgcaatgtcctttcaggtagttgtagagagcaatgaggtctcccctcagcctcctctttttcaaactaaacagccccagctccctgagttGCTCCTCAAAAGATTTATTTCCCCAGCCCCTGGTCCCATCTTCCACTGAATGTCTAGATTTTTATGTTTGTCAAATAAGGGATGAACTCTAAAGGGAAAAAGGCTGGTTTATCATGTACACATACAGTACTTCATAATGTTTGTGTGTTTGCAGATGGATCCAAGTTAAGATTACCCAGGCAGGTACTAACAACCCCAACAGAGTTTCTTGCAAAGCCACAGTCAACATGTCAGAAAAGAGCCCATTATTTCCAGTAGGTTAAGTTGGCTCATCTAGCAGTGTcccacagacaaacaaacacctCCTAGATTCAGTAAAGCAATCTCAGTGAAAGGACTGACtttctgaaaagaaatgaaGGTTTATAGTGTATATTTGGCACAATGCTCTTTTAAGGCATTAACACtataaataaaaagcaaacttAAGTAGCCATATTGCATGTAGAGTACACTCCATAAATGTACCATTCATCACATCCTCCTCTAAGTTATACTGTACAGAGAAGCCCCTACTACATTGTGGATGTTTATTATCATTCAAACCCAACAACCCTGGCTAcattctgtaaaaaaaaaaaaagagatcctGTGAGCTGCAAGTTGTGCAAATGCAAGAGCTTTTGTTCACATGCCAGCCAAATAGAACTATGCATATAtccctcctcctgaacacatcAATCATTTTAATATAATCACAGGTTAGCTGTCAGATAGCTTtgtccttttgttcttttgTCCATTTCATGTGTGGACACTGAGACCCAATTACAGATGTGACAAATGATACAAAGTTCTTAGAGCTTAAATCTGACTGCCGTAAGTAGAGTAGAGCTTTTGAAGGTTTCTCAGGCTAAGCACCCAAAACTCAAGCTGCTCATGGTCACGGGGTTCTTCTGAAAGGTCTAGCCCAAATGAACAGTTTTGGAAATGTCTACCTCCACTAAGTCTGGAAATGTAAACAtatgcatatacatatatacagtTTCTGGTTAGCATCCCTTTATCCCTTAACTCTGTTGCTATTCACACCATGCATAGCGTTGCAGGTTTTGTCCCTCAGGCCTGGGATTAGGCACTGCCTGAATCAGCACCTTGGTCATGAAACCTGcttcttccagctgctcctttcGACCCACAAAAGCAGGTAGCAGCCACTGAGGGCAATTCACCCCAGTGATAAAGAAAAAGTTTCTCTGAACTTACTTATCTCAGCCACTGGCTGTATGGAGGACTGAGGTGACTTCAAAATTTGGATGGTAAAATTATGTGGGATCAAAATGTGGACCTAatccttttttctttgcagGCTTTCTAGTTCTTACAGGACTGCTGACTTTTATGTAATTTCAGGGTGAATATGAAGCTTTTGGTTCACACCTCTAGAAAAACCAACATGACCAATGAGATAACTACATCTGTGAtagtaaaataattaaaatgggGTCAACTCAAGCATATTCCAAAGTGAAACAATTTTAAAGGCAGCAGTAATTGTTGCAGAGGTAATGTGTGACTGGTTTTAGGCAGGAACAAGCCATGAAATGTATGGTAGTACTTCTGGTGGCTGACAGCATTCCTAGCCCTGGCACCCAAAAAGTTGTGCATGGAGATTGCCCTGGCACTTGTGAGAAGGACCTTGTCCatgcagaagaaaacaacaaggTGGCACAGAGCCAGTTACaacccagcagtgccacacTGGGAAAGTCTTTATGGATCTGAAGAGGGGTTAAAGCTTCTCCTTCACAtctggcaggggagcagctgcactgcagtgaTCAATGTCAGCATTTGCTGCAAACACTTGTTTCACAGAGAAGGGGTGGGTGTAGGTGTGGGATCAGGGTTAGTTACAATGTGCCTTTCAAACTTTTGTTGATTTCctgatttctttaaaaaaaataatgaaagggggagaaagagaagaaatttgCTGTGAGCCCAGCAGGCCTAATTTCCTCTCAGATCTACCCATCCTCACCTGTATCCAGAGAGGGATCTCTTCTTACtcaatctttttttccctaaaaacATTTCATCAGGAGTTAGCAATGAAagggcctggggaggagaaacaACTGAATTCACAGCGTGGGAGTGGGTAATCTCATTTGCCTGCCTGGCAAACATACTACCTGAGCATGCCTTAAAGCTCAGATGGCACTTAAACATGGGCCCAGCCTTACTAATTCAGGCTATATGAGATTAAGCAAGGATGTAAAGTGAGTGTGGGTTTAAAGGCCTGACTCAGCTAAGGTCCACATCGGGGAGTACTTCAGGCATGACTCCACCGGTCTGTGGCAGGTGAGGATGTCTGCTAAGGACACCCAACCACTTTGAACTCCCAGTGCAGAGGCTGAAATGGCCAGATTTCCTGCATTTTTGAGATAATTGGAGCAGAATTTGAGGAGCTGCAGTGAAAATGTAACTTGGTGAAGGTGCACCGAGAATTACTGGAATTAAAGTTCATTGGCAGAGTTGCAGCTCAGGGTCAAGAGGCACTGCAGCCAGGGTCTGCTTGAGAAGAAGCAATTCAAAGGGCTTGGAAAGAGCAGAAACAAAAGGATAAGACCAATATGGGTAGGGAAACAGTAAAATGAGAAACAATGAAAGAGACAGCAGTAAAACATGCATCTGTCATTTAATCCTGGATAAATACCCAGATTAGTGACATCAGTTTCTGCTGTTTATTTGGAGCTTATTCTGGAGCCATGTTTCCCAAGGCTAACACAGCTGTGATACAGCCCAGCGGAAAGCACAACCAAGGGTTTATCCCAGCTATGACTGTTACTGTACAACAGAGGCATTAGGTAAAACTGAAGTTAGTATGGAAAAGTTGTCTTTTCAACCCCTGTGCTCATAAAAACAAAGCTGGCATGAGTTGTCAGAGCAAGGAAATGCCAAAGTTTCACAGTTTCTATCAAAAAAATATCACACCATTTTACAATCACTGTGTTTAGATAGGCTTTGAAGGTCATCAAAGCTAAACCTGCACAGTCTTGATCCAGTAATGGGGGCCTGACATTGAGCTTCATCACCTTGTGTACAGCAGTAAAGTAATGGCACTCATCAAGCCAGGTCTGCCACAGGCGTTTGGTTCAGCTGGCTTAAAGCTTCCCAGTGACACTGGCCAAACTACACcaagagaaggaagacaaaatTATCTGTTTTGATGGGCTTGGAGatgagcccaggaggttgctggtgttgctgctggaggggatgTAAATAGACACCACTGTCCCAGTAAAAGGGGCTTCCCAGGAATGAACTCCCATCTCATGTACTCTGCAGCCACTGGGATGCAGGTGTTTGGCTGAACAAGCCAAAGGCAGAAATAAACCATTGCAGGAGTGCGCTTTGTTTGAGACAGCcatctctctcttctttggCAGCTGTGCACTGGGCACTACTGTTTTCTCTTAGAAGTAAGCAGTCATTTTACCAGATTTCATTGGCTTTTAGCCCACACAGGTATCACCTTCATTGCTACACAAAGGCTGGTTCTGGCTTGTTTacatttctattaaaaaaaataatattaacaaGCACAAACCATACATAAAAAattggcttttttctttctttcttccccccctcccccctttccttgTGTTTAACTAGGTCAGTCCATGAGAACTACCCAAACAGCTGCTCACCCCTTATCCCACTGCGCTGGTCATGTTCCTTGCCTAACCCGTTAGAAACAAAACTGTAAGGTGAGATATTTTAACAAGGCCACTGATGTTCTTGGAGATAAATGTGTTAAGTTACTGCTAGTTTTGCCACTTCCAAGCAGGGGGGGGAAGGTTGGTCCATAGCAATTAAAGTGTTACTAagcaccaggggcagctggCATCCACTGAGAAACACACATGGAAAACATGATGCCGAGCAAGTGGGGCTAATTAACACCAGTTTCTTAAATTAGAAGGCTCTTAATAGCTAATGTTTAAAAATAACACCTTAATGACACCTAAAAATAGCTGCTGCCAAGACCTGGAGTATTCTGACCTCCATTAAATTTGGAGTCCATTTCCCATGACTGGTGGTGTAAATCACATTTACCTTTTATACCCTGTTCTCCCTGGGATTAGCTGCAAAGCCTGATGCCTGACCTTGAAAGCCTATTTGCAAAGATGCAAGGGTGGCCAGTCTGCTGAATGGTGTGCAATATACAGATATAATGTGTGGCCTGAGTAATTGGATAGAATATAATCTCAGGTTGCACTCATCCACAGATGTACACAGAGAAATAAATGAAGGAATGGAGGAACCATCAGACCAGGCAGGCACCAGGTTTATGAAAGATGATGCTACTAGGGCCAGGAAcctagaacacaggagattttGAGGTCTGTTTCCAGTTCAGCTGCGGGTTTCCTTTGCAGCCTGGGTAGGTCCCTTGTCCTCTTGCTATGCCCCAAAGCCAAGTCTAGATTTCCTCAATCCTAGAGGAGCATTAGCAGGGTAATTTCTCTATGGTGTGTGGCATGCTTAGGTACAAGTTATATGCCTCATAGAAAACAAATAGCTgtataaaaagggaaaatactGTTTAATATTCCTTAGGCTTAATACACAAGCCAAAACCAAATAATCTGGAAGGCAAGCAATCATTGAAGATTTCTACAGCTCTTACCCAGCTACATGGTTGGAATAAAAATATGTCCAGTACTGCTGGAGATAACTATTTCCTTACTATTGCCGtgctcctctgtgctgtgcttggccctAACCTGTGCCCTGTCTTGCTGCAATACATAGCCGTAGCTTGTACaaagacagaaatctgcagttTGTCCTTCCCTGTCAGAATGCAGAGAGATCCCATGACACCTACCTGCAATAATAATTTCTACTATAAAAGACTCTGCATTTTTCCCACTATTTGCAAATTTCTTCCATTAGGCAAATGACTTCAACAACCACATAAACCCAGTTATTTTCATTTAAGCGTTACGTAAATAGTTCCTGAAAGGCCAGAAAGACCTAACAGGAGGAAAATGGCTTCCTAAAACTAACCACACTAAAGGAAATCTGGTGTCTTTGGATTTTGTCTTTCTTCCCAGTCAGAGGGCTGGGCACTTCTACGCAGATCCTGTCCAAAATTGCATTCCTCCCCATCCTATGTCTGCACGCAGCAGACACActccaaacaaaagcaaaggagTAAAAAACTCTCACCCTGTACTGTTGTCCTCTTAGCCCCTACAATCCCCATGCTCTTcagtattttttctttattttggcAAATTGTCCAAGGCAGATTCTGGGTTGTTTTGGGAAGAGACTCCCCATCTTGTTATTATGCAGAGATCGGTGCATGTTAAAACGTGATCTGGAGACAAACATCGGAACTGATGCACACCTCGAGCACTCCCATCTCATTAGTGAGATAAGGGGAATGTAAACCAGCTTTCACTTTTCTCCCTCTGTGTTATTTTGTTGTCCTAATGGTCTTCATTAGTTTGGCCAGATGGTTTTCCTCCCTTTACCTGCTAAGGCCCCGTCCTGAAAACACTTAGGCTTTCTTCTACGAACATGCGTTCAGCACATGCATGGGTCTTTGCAGAACTGGAGCCTCaatttgtttctgtttctgaatTCCAAGTAGGATTTTGATGCAATAGTTATTTTATGTATTAAAATATCAGGTTTCTGCCCACACACATAATGCATGATGTATAACAGACCTTGCAAGGCAGCCATTGGAAAAGACTACTTAGTCTGCAATTTATACAGAAGGAAGAGTTAGTATTCCTTGGTTTTCAGCTAGAATTTATATGTGACCAAACTGTGAAGGTGTTGCTCCTCAGAAGCTCCACGATGTACATCTGGTTTCACAGGCTGTCGTTTTGCCCACAACCTAAAATCATAAGCTGAAACTCTGCAGAGGCTAATGAAAATTATTCCCCTTTGAGTTGCTTTATTAAAAGGCAACCTCAAGAAATACTGGCAAGTCAGGAAAGTGACTTTAATCCAATACTTGTTATCCTCTTCCACAGGTTTTAAATCACTCTCTTTGCTCCTTACTTAGAGCAAATACACCCTTATTGTTTTCCTAGTCCTGCTATGACCTTCTGGGAATGTTTTCATCGTGTAAAGCAACCTGCAGTTCCCTGCTTTATAAATCTCATTCATTCCAAGTGTTAACACTAGCTAATTCTCTGCTTTAGAAAGGAAatcatgtttgtttttttgaagagtctgctgggaagaggaatatttgcatttaaaatatttttttccatttcataaATTGTCTTGAGTTTTCTTCCCAGTGGGCAACAGATGACTGTTTATATAAGTGAAGAGGGAAGCTTACTTTCCCATTACTTCCACAAAAGTACGATTAAGAGCGATAACTATGCTAATTATTGCACTAACTGCACTTGGAATGCACCTTACTGGCTGGAGAGGTAATGCATTTGGGTAATAATTAACTCCTTTTTTCCTCAATTACCTTTTATTAGGAGAGCAGAAGGTGTCGAAGTAAAACAGCTGCATATCTTCCAAGAAAAGCCAGTGTTTTCCGAAGGAATTCAAGCGGAGGTGCTCTATTAAGAGAACTAGGCAGGACAAACATTAACATGGCAAGCTCGGCTGTTCAGTTACTTGGCTTCTCTCTAGGCCTGCTCGGCCTAATTGGAACATTAATTGCTACTATTCTGCCGCACTGGTGGCGAACGGCACATGTAGGCACCAATATTATAACAGCTGTGGCCTATATGAAAGGGCTTTGGATGGAGTGCGtctggcacagcactggcatCTACcagtgccaagtccaccactcccagctggctctgccccGTGACCTCCAAGTCGCCCGTGCCATGATGGTAATTTCCTGCGTCCTTTCCGTGCTGGCATGCGTGATCGCTGTCATCGGTATGAAGTGCACGCAGTGTGCCAAGGGGACTTCTGCCAAAGCCTCCATCGCAGTCTCTGGGGGGATCGTTTTCATCCTGGCTGGTCTCGTTTGCCTGGTACCTGTTTCTTGGACCACTAATGATGTTGTTACAAATTTCTACAACCCCACGCTTCCCAGCGGGATGAAGTACGAGATAGGTCAAGCTCTTTACCTCGGCTTTGTCTCCGCATCTTTGACGATTCTCGGGGGGGCCCTGCTGTGCACATCAAGCCAGTGTCGCTGGAATGAGACACCTTAtcaaacacagcccagcagcataAGAAGGACTGCTCCCTCCTATAGACCACCAACTGTCTACAAGGGAAACCATGCTTCTTCCCTGACATCTGCTTCCCATAGCGGCTACAGATTAAATGACTATGTGTGAGTTCCCTAAGATTTGCCTGCGGGACACAGCTGCTTTATAATTTCTGTGCGTGGCATAAAGCAAAGCTAAGATGACTTTTAATTTATAAGGGTTAGGATACAAAGTTTACCACTGTTcgtttcttcctttcctttctttccggagaaagaaagaatgcgAACACAAAGCTGCTTGCTGCAAAACCTGGCAAATATATACAAAGGAGGCTGTGATATTCCAGAGACAGCACGTACTTGCCTACTTTCAATTAGAGtgttgcaggcaggcagctcgaGGGCAATTCTGCTCTGAAGTTTCTGCCCCATGACAAGCGCTAAAGTGGAACTGGCCGCAACTTGCCGTTTGAGCAGGGTTCCAGCACAAGCCATCGCTTTGCCTAAAATCAGGAACTTCATGGTGAGACACAGAGATCTTCAGCAGTGCTTTCCTGCTAAGTTTTTCATTTCCATAATGCATGCAAGTTTTGTTGTGACAAAGCATTAGTTTTCCTGTGACTTTAacttgttgtttgttggttgtttggtgttttttttgagAGTCCCTTGAAATATGAATGTCCATAGCATTATGACAGATGTATTTGACAATACATCACAACAAACAGTTTAAACTATACTACAATGTTTTGATctcatgaaaataaaattacattatAGCACATTTTTTTGAAGTGAGACCATGCATTGCGATGGAACCAAACCATCTCTGAGGGTCAGAGCTGGGGTTTTAGAAATACCAGTAATGGGACAAAGGTAGACTTTTCATGTTAAActtggagaaaataaaataaaataaaataaaataaaataaaataaaagaaaagaaaagaaaagaaaagaaaagaaaagaaaagaaaagaaaagaaaagaaaagaaaagaaaggaaagaaaatgaaagaaaagaaaagaaaggaaaaggaaagaaaggaaaaggaaaggaaagaaaggaaaaggaaaggaaaggaaaggaaaggaaaggaaaggaaaggaaaggaaaggaaaggaaaggaaaggaaaggaaaggaaaggaaaggaaaggaaaggaaaggaaaggaaagggaaaggaaacaatTAAGTACCAGAATTTGTCACAGAATGGCCATTTAGCTCCTTAGTAGATTTAGCATTTTGTGCAGTCTATGCATTATATAGATCAGAAAACCAGTTTCTAGAATCCTATCCCCAAATACCATGTAATGAAATGCATGCATTTCTTAGTCTCAGTCTTGGTATTTTTTGCCTCAAATCCTGACTGAACATGCATTAGGCTTAGTAAGAGTATTTCCATCTTCTCCAGCAATACTTGGGGAACTTCCACTCAGCCAGGTTTTGGCACACaaggcagcctctgtgccagcagaggttgCACTCACTTACTCGTGGGCTGTAACCATGAGGAGTATGAAATCAAGACATTTACTACTAAAACCTTTGCAAACTAATGAACCAAGAACCCTAGTCCTCTCCATTTTATTCTTCATTGCAGTGAAGTCTAGCACAACATATGCTACAGTATAAAACCAtacccctgcccccccccccccccaaaaaaaaaaaaagcacagattCCTGTTAACCCCAGAAAGCtacaggtctctctggagcaaCATATGGACTAACAGGTTGACATTTAATAGGGTTAAAACACCCAAAACTTGCAAGAACTCTAAGGAAACAACACTTAGTGTATTTCATTTAACAAAATGTCTGTTTGTAATTATGGTGTCACCTGGTAgcacccagagggaccttgacagactggacagatgggcagagtccaacagcatgagatttaacacatccaagtgctgggttctgcacattggccacagcaaccccatgcagcgctacaggctggggtcagagtggctggagagcggccaggcagaaagggacctggggttactggttgatagtaggctgaacatgagccatcaggtggccaagaaggccagtggcatcctggcctgtatcaggaacagtgtggccagcaggaacagggaagtcattgtgcccctgtactcagcactggttaggccacaccttgagtcctgtgtccagttctgggcctcccagtttaggaaagatgttgacttgctggaatgtgtccagagaagggcaataaagctggtgaggggtttggagcacaagccctatgaggagaggctgagggagctggggttgcttagcctggagaagaggaggctcaggggagaccgtcttgttctctacaactacctgaaaggaggttgtagccaggtgggggctggtctcttccagcaccagaacaagaggacacagtctcaagctgcaccaggggatgtttaggctagatgttaggaagaaattctttatagaaagagtgatttgtcattggaatgggctgcccagggaggtgatggagtcaccaacactggaggtgtttaggaagagactggatggggtgcttggtgccatggtttagttgattagatagtgttggatggtaggttggactcgatgatctcaaaggtctcttccaacctggttaatgctaatctattctattctcctcaGAGCTGAGATCATTTCAGCCACACCAGATCTTCCTTTCCATAACTGATCCTGTAGCCGTTGGGTTTTTATAATGTTGATTTGAACGCTGGCAGAGTGTTGTTCAGCATTGGTGCACGTTGTCATCATCACTGTTTTTAAAACACAATGGCATTTCTAAGGAATTTGCTGAGATGGATCATTACAAAAATGATCTGGGACCAGGCTCTGGTGATTGTTTGGTAACAACTGGTTGTAAATTCATGTCTTATTAATTGTAGCTATTATATATGATGTGAAAAAACTTGAGCAGAAACTTCACTGAGGCACAGACATCTTAATAACAGACTCTGAGGCACAAGGAATGGACACAAATGGCTTTGGCAATGGCTTCTCAGAGCAGATGAAATCAAGCTATTCATAGTCCATTAGAGATTTTTCTGGGATGCCTTTTTAGGATGAAAGGTGGCCTACTGAAGGTGGTCAgttatgggtttttttcttttctgtgtttaCATTACAAGAGCTCTAGCCAAGTGGTTACGATACCAGCTTTGAACAAGAGCTTTGGACAGCCATGAATACTGGAACACAAGTCCAAGTACAGGAAATGGGCTTGTGTCTCATTAGGTAGTGTGTTTGCTATATACTGATAAATTAATTCACTTGCCAAGATGTTTGTGAGATGGGAATACTTATGTGTAGTGCTATTATTAACAAACAAATTTCCAGCCAAGCAGGATACGTGACAGTAGTAAGAACAGTTTATAAAGTCCTGGCAAAAATACCTGGAAGTGCTCTGATGTCAGCAAAGAGAGGGAAATGGTTTCTTTCACAGGGGTCTGTGAATCAGTGGACTATGCTCCAGGCTAAACTGTCATAAATTTCTGCTCCttactttccttctttcctctctccctatttcaatccttctcttctcttctcttctcttctcttctcttctcttctcttctcttctcttctcttctcttctcttctcttctcttctcttctcttctcttctcttctcttctcttctcttctcttctcttctcttctcttctcttctcttctcttctcttctcttctcttctcttctcttccttctcctttcccttttccttttcctttccccttccttctttccttttctttacctctctctttttctcttccctctctcctttccttccttcttttcttccttcccttcctccttcctttcttccctccctgccacatGCCTCAGCCTGTGTGCATATGCTGGATTTTTGTAGATTCCTGTGGGGTCAGAtttggggatttattttttttatggtttgttttgttttgttttcttctgtttgttttaaagataaGTACAGCCCAATTTTTGCCTCCAGCTCACTAGAGctggtgccagcctgcccttctGGTGGATGCACTGTAGAGAGGTAAGGCGGGCCTCCAGGGAGGGTAGAAATTCCTTGTAGCAGTACAGGCATTGTTTGTGCATCTGATGTAGTCATACCACATTTTAATCAACTTCAGTGCAATGCTGCTAGAGAAGCTGGGGTGGGAGACTTGGCAAGAAGGAACAGATGGAGGACAGGGTTTGGTAGCAAAAGGATATATTGTGATTAGTtctgtgtcctggttttgctgggacagaattgcagtccagccatgggctgcaggccattagcaATTCTGggtcagccaggacagctgacttgaGTTGGCTCACAGGCATATCCCACACCATCACACTCGGTATAAAGAAGTttgctgtggtggggaggtCATCCTGTTTGAGCTTTCTGTGTGGActcctccttgctctgcttCTGAGGAATGTCTTCCTGTGTACTGTGATTATTGCACCTTTGCAGGGCTAAATATAACTTTATATATTTTGTATTGATGTTGATACCAGTTTAGCTATTCAacctgttttcatttcaaactGTGACTCTCCTTTTCCcagtttctcttctctgctggggaggggtcatcaGGTGCTAGATCAGTTGCTTAGCCCCAGATATGTGGTAAGCACAGGCACTCTGCAACATCAGGAGGGAGTGAGGGCTATGCTGCAGCatcaggtggggatggaggctgggctcagagaggCTGGCGACTTCTGAGGCTGCAAGGAGCTCTTTCAAAGATGCAACTAAATAGGACCATGTGGGAATAGGATGAGTTTATGAATGCTGCTCACCACCTTGGTATGCTCCCTCAGGACTGGTGGACTACCTGTTATCCGGTCACCTTGGATTTTGCCTTCTAATATATGGCAGGCCTTGATATTATCTCATAGACTATGCCAGATGTGCAGCTCTGATTCAAGGCATAACAAATGACCAAATACAAATCAAAAGAAATGAATAGAAGAAAATATTGTAGTCACATCATACTTCTGCTAGAAAGTGGCTGATAGACCAAAGGAAAAGATGGTGTCACTGTTATCACTGAGCCTTTGGGATTAAAATAATGAGCTACCTTGCAAAA encodes the following:
- the CLDN14 gene encoding claudin-14, with translation MASSAVQLLGFSLGLLGLIGTLIATILPHWWRTAHVGTNIITAVAYMKGLWMECVWHSTGIYQCQVHHSQLALPRDLQVARAMMVISCVLSVLACVIAVIGMKCTQCAKGTSAKASIAVSGGIVFILAGLVCLVPVSWTTNDVVTNFYNPTLPSGMKYEIGQALYLGFVSASLTILGGALLCTSSQCRWNETPYQTQPSSIRRTAPSYRPPTVYKGNHASSLTSASHSGYRLNDYV